One genomic region from Prunus persica cultivar Lovell chromosome G3, Prunus_persica_NCBIv2, whole genome shotgun sequence encodes:
- the LOC18784104 gene encoding uncharacterized protein LOC18784104: protein MEETEETIMMSDSYADGFLLFLSRKLDCASPLPSRSSIYRVPETLRRYNEMAPNLVSIGPFHHGRPRLQAMEEMKMWYLKCLLRKLTPDNGLAYLINIIKNQEIFCRDCYEERVPLGSDEFVEMMLVDGCFIIELLRKQVHLSPVEDDDAIFRTPRMLSTITNDLLLVENQLPWRVLDCLFEVTRVDDDDHGNPSLRELACHVFQNPAFQQSFESISSLNCEKEFESSHLLETVRNFVVQPWVEDWEDMEYRTPIPSVSELLEIGVKFVAASSNGQLHITFRNGVMEIPPIIIREDTESFIRNLIAYEQCLQKPEQCQVTSYAILFSQLIESVQDVDFLIQRKL, encoded by the coding sequence ATGGAAGAAACGGAAGAGACGATCATGATGTCAGACAGCTATGCGGACGGTTTTTTACTATTCTTGTCAAGAAAACTTGACTGCGCATCACCATTACCATCTCGTAGTTCCATATACAGAGTCCCAGAAACACTACGAAGGTACAATGAAATGGCCCCAAATCTGGTTTCAATTGGGCCATTTCACCATGGAAGACCGCGTTTGCAAGCCAtggaagaaatgaaaatgtgGTATTTGAAATGCCTTCTTCGTAAACTAACTCCAGACAACGGTTTGGCGTACCTTatcaatataattaaaaatcaagaaattttTTGTCGTGATTGCTATGAAGAAAGGGTTCCTCTGGGTAGTGATGAATTTGTAGAAATGATGCTTGTTGATGGCTGCTTTATTATTGAACTTCTCCGCAAACAGGTCCACCTTTCTCCCGTGGAAGATGATGATGCTATTTTCAGGACGCCAAGGATGTTGTCGACAATTACAAATGATTTGTTGCTAGTTGAAAACCAACTCCCTTGGAGGGTTCTTGACTGCTTATTCGAGGTCACAAGGGTAGATGATGATGACCATGGGAATCCATCTCTACGTGAACTTGCTTGCCACGTCTTTCAGAACCCCGCATTTCAACAGTCATTTGAAAGTATATCGTCTCTAAACTGCGAAAAAGAATTCGAAAGTAGCCATTTACTCGAGACTGTAAGAAATTTTGTGGTTCAACCATGGGTGGAAGATTGGGAGGATATGGAATATCGAACTCCGATTCCTTCCGTGTCAGAGCTTCTAGAAATAGGAGTCAAATTTGTGGCTGCCTCATCCAATGGTCAGCTCCACATTACCTTTAGAAATGGAGTGATGGAGATTCCACCAATAATAATTCGAGAGGATACAGAAAGTTTCATCAGAAACCTCATAGCCTACGAACAATGTTTACAGAAGCCCGAGCAGTGTCAGGTGACCTCTTATGCCATCCTGTTCAGCCAACTTATTGAGTCTGTACAAGATGTGGACTTTCTGATTCAGAGAAAATTATAA
- the LOC18783201 gene encoding ATP synthase subunit epsilon, mitochondrial, producing the protein MASNAAVPFWRAAGMTYITYSNICANLVRNCLKEPYKTEAISRERVHFAVSKWTDGKPETPTIRTDTPDV; encoded by the exons ATGGCGTCGAACGCAGCGGTGCCGTTTTGGCGTGCGGCCGGTATGACTTACATCACCTACTCAAACATCTGTGCGAATCTGGTTCGGAATTGCCTCAAGGAGCCTTACAAGACTGAAGCAATATCTCGCGAGAGGGTACACTTCGCCGTCTCCAAGTGGACCGATGGCAAGCCTGAGACGCCCA CTATCCGTACGGACACACCTGATGTATGA
- the LOC18781933 gene encoding exocyst complex component EXO84B: MASAKTARSRGTPVKENGVKLEEGLNVFKSDKFDSQGYVQSRCSLNEKEIRQLCSYLLDLKRASAEEMRRSVYANYTAFIRTSKEISDLEGELSSIRNLLSTQAALIHGLAEGVNIGSLSVSEGSTANGVLISEDKEPSDLEKWLVEFPDLLDVLLAERRVDEALDALDEGERVAAEAKQLKLLDPALLMSLQNSIVERRQRLADQLAEAACQPSTRGGELRAAISALKRLGDGPRAHSLLLSAHFQRYQYNMQSLRPSSTSYGGAYTAALSQMVFSAIAQAASDSSAIFGKETDYTSELVMWAIKQTEAFALLIKRHALASSAAAGGLRAAAECVQIALGHCSLLEARGLALCPVLLKLFRPSVEQALDANLKRIEESTAALAAADDWVLTYAPTATRQSGRPSSTSLNTTAFQHKLTSSAHRFNLMVQDFFEDVGPLLSMQLGGQTLEGLLQVFNSYVNMLIKALPGSMEEEANFEGSGNKIVRIAENEAQQIALLANASLLADELLPRAAMKLSPLNQVAYRDDLRRRSSDRQNRHPEQREWKRRLGSSVDRLKDSFCRQHALDLIFTEDGDSHLSADMYINMDGNADEVEWFPSLIFQELFVKLNRMASIAAEMFVGRERFATLLLMRLTETVILWLSEDQTFWDDIEDGPRPLGPLGLQQFYLDMKFVICFASQGRYLSRNLNRVVNEIISKAMTAFSATGMDPNSVLPEDDWFNEVCQDAIERLSGRPKAANGDRDLNSPTASVSAQSISSVRSHGSS; this comes from the exons ATGGCTTCGGCGAAGACGGCTCGGTCCAGAGGCACGCCGGTCAAAGAGAACGGCGTCAAGCTCGAGGAAGGCCTCAATGTCTTCAAGTCTGATAAGTTCGATTCCCAAGGCTATGTTCAGTCACGATGCTCTCTCAACGAGAAG GAAATAAGACAATTATGTTCATATCTTTTGGACTTAAAGAGAGCTTCTGCCGAGGAAATGCGTAGAAGTGTCTATGCTAACTACACGGCATTCATACG CACTTCCAAAGAGATATCAGATTTGGAGGGGGAGCTTTCTTCTATCAGAAACCTGCTATCTACTCAAGCTGCTTTGATTCATGGTCTAGCTGAAGGAGTTAATATTGGTTCCTTATCTGTTTCTGAAGGTTCTACTGCAAATGGTGTATTAATTTCTGAAGATAAAGAACCTTCAGACCTGGAAAAGTGGTTAGTAGAAtttcctgatctcttggatgTTCTGTTGGCTGAGAGGAGAGTAGATGAAGCTTTAGATGCCTTGGATGAAGGTGAACGTGTGGCTGCTGAAGCAAAACAACTGAAGCTGTTGGATCCAGCTTTACTAATGTCTCTGCAGAATTCTATTGTCGAGCGCAGGCAAAGGTTAGCTGATCAGCTTGCCGAGGCTGCTTGCCAGCCTTCGACCCGCGGTGGTGAACTTCGTGCAGCTATATCAGCACTTAAAAGGCTTGGGGATGGCCCTCGTGCACACAGTTTGCTGCTCAGTGCTCATTTCCAAAGATATCAGTATAATATGCAAAGCCTTCGTCCATCGAGCACCTCATATGGAGGAGCATATACTGCTGCACTCTCACAGATGGTGTTCTCTGCTATTGCTCAAGCTGCCAGTGATTCCTCGGCTATATTTGGTAAGGAAACAGATTACACTTCCGAGCTTGTGATGTGGGCAATAAAGCAAACTGAGGCTTTTGCCCTCCTCATTAAAAGGCATGCATTAGCTTCATCAGCAGCTGCTGGGGGATTAAGAGCTGCCGCAGAGTGTGTTCAAATAGCATTAGGTCATTGTTCCTTGTTGGAAGCTCGTGGTTTGGCACTTTGTCCTGTGCTTTTGAAACTCTTTAGGCCTAGTGTTGAACAAGCACTAGACGCTAATTTAAAACGAATTGAAGAAAGCACTGCTGCCCTAGCTGCTGCTGATGACTGGGTTCTTACATATGCTCCAACAGCTACACGGCAATCTGGCAGGCCTTCAAGTACATCCCTTAATACAACAGCATTCCAACATAAACTCACAAGTAGTGCACATCGATTCAATTTGATGGTCCAG GATTTCTTTGAGGATGTAGGACCATTGCTCAGTATGCAATTGGGTGGTCAGACATTGGAAGGTTTGCTCCAAGTTTTTAATTCATATGTGAACATGCTCATAAAAGCATTACCGGGTTCAATGGAGGAAGAAGCAAACTTTGAAGGTTCTGGGAATAAAATTGTTCGTATCGCTGAGAATGAAGCTCAACAGATTGCTTTGCTGGCGAATGCATCATTATTAGCAGATGAGCTACTTCCACGTGCAGCCATGAAGCTGTCTCCACTGAATCAGGTTGCATACAGGGATGATCTTCGTAGAAGATCATCAGATAGGCAAAACCGGCATCCTGAGCAAAGGGAGTGGAAGAGGCGACTGGGCAGCTCAGTTGATAGATTAAAAGATAGTTTTTGTCGTCAGCATGCTCTAGATCTCATTTTCACAGAGGATGGTGATAGCCATCTTTCTGCTGATATGTACATAAACATGGATGGGAATGCGGATGAGGTTGAGTGGTTTCCATCCCTAATATTCCAG gaactttttgttaaactaAACAGAATGGCCAGTATAGCAGCAGAAATGTTTGTAGGCAGGGAAAGATTTGCTACATTGCTATTAATGAGACTGACAGAAACTGTCATATTGTGGCTTTCGGAAGACCAGACCTTCTGGGATGATATTGAGGATGGGCCAAGGCCTTTAGGCCCTCTTGGCTTACAACAA TTCTATCTGGATATGAAGTTTGTCATATGCTTTGCTTCACAAGGTCGTTACCTATCTCGAAATTTGAATCGAGTTGTAAATGAGATCATATCGAAAGCCATGACAGCATTTTCTGCAACAGGCATGGATCCCAATAG tGTGCTTCCGGAAGATGACTGGTTCAATGAAGTGTGTCAAGATGCAATAGAAAGATTGAGTGGAAGACCAAAAGCCGCAAACGGGGACCGGGATCTTAACAGCCCAACTGCTTCTGTTTCAGCACAATCAATCTCGTCTGTTAGATCTCATGGGAGTTCCTGA